The following are encoded together in the Actinoplanes sp. N902-109 genome:
- a CDS encoding RNA polymerase sigma factor, producing MTAVPARTPVSFDELYAAHYADLTVQLYAYFGDRQEAQDVVQEAFCRALARWRSVAAYDDPVAWIRRVAWNLAVSKWRRTRTALSFLRKQRPSDEYVDGPNPERVAMVAALATLPAAHRRVLVLRYLADMTVAEIAEREGVPDGTVKSWLSRGRTALAARITTEEARHV from the coding sequence GTGACCGCTGTGCCTGCCCGCACCCCCGTGTCGTTCGACGAGTTGTACGCCGCGCACTATGCCGACCTCACGGTGCAGTTGTATGCGTACTTCGGGGACCGGCAGGAGGCCCAGGACGTGGTCCAGGAGGCATTCTGCCGTGCCCTGGCGCGCTGGCGCAGCGTCGCGGCGTACGACGACCCGGTCGCCTGGATCCGCCGGGTCGCCTGGAACCTGGCCGTCAGCAAGTGGCGGCGCACCCGGACCGCGCTGTCCTTCCTGCGCAAGCAGCGGCCCTCCGACGAGTACGTGGACGGGCCCAACCCCGAACGTGTCGCCATGGTCGCGGCGCTCGCGACCCTGCCCGCGGCACATCGGCGGGTGCTGGTCCTGCGCTACCTGGCCGACATGACGGTCGCCGAGATAGCCGAGCGCGAGGGTGTGCCGGACGGCACGGTCAAGTCGTGGCTGAGCCGGGGCCGCACCGCGCTCGCCGCCCGGATCACCACCGAGGAGGCGCGACATGTCTGA
- a CDS encoding complex I subunit 1 family protein, with protein MPLWLDLLIRVVGVLLGFLVLPLLVGQAEHKVMAHMQGRLGPMYAGAFHGWAQLVADGVKFVQKEDITPRDADRTVFRLAPIVALFPYLIVILAIPLGPGGLVAQTLDIGLFFVLAVLGVGVVAVLMSAWASANKYSLLGGLRGAAQLLGYELPLVLAAASVAMAAGTLSLPGIVEAWHPWWLLWQAPAAIVFFLSGLAEIRRPPFDMPIADSELVFGYMTEYTGLRFAFFLLAEYVGIIVIAGLTTVLFLGGWHGPDAAHFGWLWTLIKVFAVSFVIIWFRVSYPRLREDQLQRLCWLVLVPVALAQLVLTAAIKVMVG; from the coding sequence ATGCCGCTCTGGCTCGACCTGCTCATCCGGGTCGTCGGCGTCCTGCTCGGGTTCCTCGTGCTGCCCCTGCTCGTCGGGCAGGCCGAGCACAAGGTCATGGCGCACATGCAGGGCCGGCTCGGTCCCATGTACGCCGGCGCGTTCCACGGCTGGGCCCAGCTGGTCGCCGACGGGGTCAAGTTCGTGCAGAAGGAGGACATCACCCCACGCGACGCCGACCGGACGGTGTTCCGGCTCGCACCGATCGTGGCGCTCTTCCCGTACCTGATCGTGATCCTGGCGATCCCGCTCGGACCCGGCGGCCTCGTCGCCCAGACCCTGGACATCGGCCTTTTCTTCGTGCTCGCCGTGCTCGGCGTGGGGGTTGTCGCCGTGCTGATGTCGGCCTGGGCGTCGGCAAACAAGTACAGCCTGCTCGGCGGGCTGCGGGGAGCCGCTCAGCTGCTCGGGTACGAACTGCCCCTCGTCCTCGCCGCCGCCAGCGTCGCGATGGCCGCGGGCACGCTCAGCCTGCCCGGCATCGTCGAGGCGTGGCATCCCTGGTGGTTGCTGTGGCAGGCGCCCGCCGCGATCGTGTTCTTCCTGTCCGGGCTCGCGGAGATCCGCCGCCCGCCGTTCGACATGCCGATCGCCGACTCCGAGCTGGTCTTCGGCTACATGACCGAGTACACCGGCCTGCGCTTCGCGTTCTTCCTGCTCGCCGAGTATGTCGGCATCATCGTCATCGCCGGCCTGACCACCGTGCTGTTTCTCGGCGGCTGGCACGGCCCGGACGCGGCGCATTTCGGCTGGCTGTGGACGCTGATCAAGGTCTTCGCGGTGTCGTTCGTGATCATCTGGTTCCGGGTGAGCTATCCACGGCTGCGCGAGGACCAGTTGCAACGGCTGTGCTGGCTGGTCCTGGTGCCGGTGGCGCTCGCCCAGCTCGTCCTGACCGCGGCGATCAAGGTGATGGTGGGATAA
- a CDS encoding NADH-quinone oxidoreductase subunit C, translated as MTPEEVGERLVALLTADDASVDPAAITAGVSGGGPGHERAVVDVPAALWWAAVDAAHDPGALGCDYFDWLSAVDELDEGFTVLAHLWSVRRKHGLLLRTRVPRDNAVVESVVDLFPGAAWHERETHEMFGIGFERHPGLQPLLLPPGFEGHPLRKEFILASRVAKAWPGAKEPGESEAGAAKRAPMRPPGVPDPNEWGPLKGKVPAPETPARRARPARPVANEGPPITGKPATEGES; from the coding sequence ATGACGCCCGAAGAGGTCGGTGAGCGACTGGTCGCGCTGCTGACAGCCGACGATGCCTCCGTGGACCCAGCGGCGATCACCGCCGGCGTGTCGGGCGGCGGCCCCGGTCACGAGCGTGCGGTGGTGGACGTGCCCGCCGCGCTGTGGTGGGCCGCCGTCGACGCGGCTCACGACCCCGGCGCGCTCGGTTGCGACTACTTCGACTGGCTCTCGGCCGTCGACGAGCTCGACGAGGGCTTCACCGTGCTGGCCCACCTGTGGTCGGTCCGTCGCAAGCACGGGCTGCTGCTGCGCACCCGGGTGCCGCGCGACAACGCCGTGGTCGAATCCGTGGTCGACCTGTTCCCCGGCGCGGCCTGGCACGAGCGCGAGACCCACGAGATGTTCGGCATCGGCTTCGAACGCCACCCCGGCCTGCAGCCGCTGCTGCTGCCGCCCGGCTTCGAGGGCCACCCGTTGCGCAAGGAGTTCATCCTGGCCTCGCGCGTGGCCAAGGCGTGGCCGGGCGCCAAGGAGCCGGGTGAGTCGGAAGCGGGCGCGGCCAAGCGGGCCCCGATGCGCCCGCCCGGCGTCCCCGACCCCAACGAGTGGGGCCCGCTCAAGGGCAAGGTCCCGGCGCCCGAGACCCCGGCCCGCCGCGCCCGGCCCGCGCGCCCGGTTGCCAACGAAGGACCGCCGATCACCGGCAAGCCCGCCACCGAGGGGGAGTCCTGA
- a CDS encoding GNAT family N-acetyltransferase: protein MPDVDAYLALREQSGLTPKSAGQAAGVAAGTWFGCYVTGPDGGPVAMGRIIGDGAWYFHIADMAVLPGHQRQGLGSVILSTLLARIREHAPPGAYVNLLGSAAGQPLYRKFGFTESPDLGLQLLLTPGDAPPEP, encoded by the coding sequence GTGCCTGACGTCGATGCCTACCTGGCGCTGCGGGAGCAGTCCGGACTCACCCCCAAGAGCGCCGGGCAGGCCGCCGGTGTGGCCGCCGGGACCTGGTTCGGCTGTTACGTCACCGGGCCGGACGGCGGGCCGGTCGCGATGGGCCGGATCATCGGCGACGGGGCCTGGTACTTCCACATCGCGGACATGGCGGTGCTCCCCGGCCACCAGCGGCAAGGTCTGGGCAGTGTCATCTTGTCGACACTGCTGGCGCGGATCCGCGAGCACGCCCCGCCCGGCGCCTACGTCAACCTGCTCGGCAGCGCGGCGGGCCAGCCGCTCTATCGCAAGTTCGGCTTCACCGAGAGCCCGGACCTCGGCCTGCAGCTGCTCCTCACGCCGGGGGACGCACCACCGGAGCCGTGA
- a CDS encoding DUF2252 domain-containing protein — protein MSEQPRADFIIDVLIREFGDLMAIDPAAFRRKFRKMASSPFAFYRGSASLFYADLTGAYRDDRFLDERTSRVWIHGDLHAENFGTYMNSDGQLVFNVNDFDEAYVGPFLWDLKRFAASLALIGYSKALSDDAITALVTTFAGAYLTELRAIARGGDDAIGSITLDNADGVLRRVLQEARLNTRVDLLAGQTTVDDYERRFSLGDGVYEVDERTAADVTAAFHDYLRTLPSGGDGVHTGIKDIKLRKGVGIGSAGLPSYNLLLEGHTQALENDVIIYMKQAQVPAVARWIDDEQVKSYFKHQGHRTAESQRALQAHADPWLGYTELGGVGQLVAEVSPYANDLDWSDVNEPEELTGVVADLGRAVARMHSVADDESSHDLVDFSTEEAIVAVVDKDEPGFVGLLVDFAHRYGDQAREDHQDFVDVFRNGRLPGL, from the coding sequence ATGAGCGAGCAACCGCGGGCCGACTTCATCATCGACGTGCTGATCAGGGAGTTCGGCGACCTGATGGCGATCGACCCGGCGGCCTTCCGGCGCAAGTTCCGGAAGATGGCGTCCTCGCCCTTCGCCTTCTACCGCGGCAGCGCCTCGCTGTTCTACGCCGACCTCACCGGGGCCTACCGCGATGACCGCTTCCTCGACGAGCGCACCAGCCGGGTCTGGATCCACGGCGACCTGCACGCGGAGAACTTCGGCACCTACATGAACTCCGACGGCCAGCTCGTGTTCAACGTCAACGACTTCGACGAGGCCTACGTCGGGCCGTTCCTCTGGGACCTCAAGCGGTTCGCGGCCAGCCTCGCGCTCATCGGCTACAGCAAGGCGCTGTCCGACGACGCGATCACCGCGCTGGTCACCACGTTCGCCGGGGCCTATCTGACCGAGCTGCGGGCCATCGCCCGGGGCGGCGACGACGCGATCGGCTCGATCACCCTGGACAACGCCGACGGCGTGCTGCGCCGGGTGCTTCAGGAAGCGCGGCTCAACACCCGCGTCGACCTGCTGGCCGGGCAGACCACCGTCGACGACTACGAGCGCCGCTTCTCGCTGGGCGACGGTGTCTACGAGGTGGACGAGCGGACCGCCGCCGACGTCACCGCCGCGTTCCACGACTACCTGCGCACGCTGCCCTCCGGCGGCGACGGCGTGCACACCGGGATCAAGGACATCAAGCTGCGCAAGGGCGTGGGCATCGGCTCGGCCGGCCTGCCCTCGTACAACCTGCTGCTCGAGGGGCACACCCAGGCCCTCGAGAACGACGTGATCATCTACATGAAGCAGGCTCAGGTGCCGGCCGTCGCCCGCTGGATCGACGACGAGCAGGTCAAGAGCTACTTCAAACACCAAGGCCACCGTACGGCCGAATCGCAGCGCGCGTTGCAGGCGCACGCGGACCCGTGGCTGGGCTACACCGAGCTGGGCGGCGTGGGCCAGCTCGTCGCCGAGGTCTCCCCGTACGCGAACGACCTGGACTGGTCGGACGTCAACGAGCCGGAGGAGCTGACCGGGGTGGTCGCCGACCTCGGCCGCGCGGTGGCCCGCATGCACTCGGTGGCCGACGACGAGTCCAGCCACGACCTGGTCGACTTCTCCACCGAGGAGGCCATCGTCGCCGTCGTCGACAAGGACGAGCCCGGCTTCGTCGGCCTGCTGGTGGACTTCGCGCACCGCTACGGCGACCAGGCCCGCGAGGACCACCAGGACTTCGTCGACGTCTTCCGTAACGGCCGGCTGCCCGGTCTCTGA